From Candidatus Methylomirabilota bacterium, a single genomic window includes:
- a CDS encoding ASKHA domain-containing protein encodes MLFSERMATVALTVLPEGRTLTVAAGTTILAAAQGAGIDITATCGGRGRCTSCRVKFAAGIPPPPTVMDELQLGAALVRDGYRLSCQCRVVEPVTVAIAPPLDERSFQILGAQPAHAALDRVTIDAGVRKEVVQVELPKEEHHQTSDLEELLRATGRVVEDVPTEVVRGLPQALRERGGEVTVTTWGRRVLAVDPGDTAAMRFGIAVDVGTTSVVSTLMELESGEQLASVSSLNPQAVFGADLMSRIAFAQFNPGNLRKLQMRIIGLLNQHVGQLCADSGVLAKWIYKVVVVGNTCMHHILLGIDPTHVGLAPYAPVMRHPLEVAARELFLKVNGEARVCLLPIVAGFVGADAVGVALSTRITETPELRMAVDIGTNGEVLLGSRERLWACSAPAGPALEGAQLRCGMRGALGAIDRVWLEGGDLRWHAIGEAEAQGICGSGVIDAVAALLDAGVLDWTGLIEVDARDRLPAPLAARVEMRGEERLVVLARPGEGGARAEIVLTQDDIRQVQLCKGAIASGAAMLLRVAGIAHDEVSELMLAGGFGNYLSIRSALRIGLIPALPESRIRYVGNAAALGAQLALMSEPERARATQLARGIEHVSLAAHPDFQDIFVDCMNFPRS; translated from the coding sequence GTGCTATTCTCGGAGCGGATGGCCACCGTCGCCCTGACCGTGCTGCCCGAGGGACGAACGCTCACCGTCGCGGCGGGCACCACGATTCTCGCCGCCGCCCAGGGAGCCGGCATCGACATCACCGCGACCTGCGGCGGGCGCGGGCGCTGCACCTCCTGCCGGGTAAAGTTCGCTGCGGGCATCCCGCCCCCACCCACCGTGATGGACGAGCTCCAGCTGGGCGCGGCGCTGGTGCGTGACGGGTATCGCCTGTCCTGCCAGTGCCGGGTCGTCGAGCCCGTGACGGTGGCGATCGCCCCCCCGCTGGACGAGCGGAGCTTCCAGATCCTGGGCGCCCAGCCCGCCCACGCCGCCCTGGACCGCGTCACCATCGACGCGGGCGTCCGCAAGGAGGTCGTGCAGGTCGAGCTGCCCAAGGAGGAGCATCACCAGACTTCCGACCTGGAGGAGCTGCTCCGCGCGACGGGGCGCGTCGTGGAGGACGTGCCCACCGAGGTCGTGCGCGGCCTGCCGCAGGCGCTCCGCGAGCGCGGGGGCGAGGTGACGGTGACGACGTGGGGCCGCCGCGTGCTCGCGGTCGACCCCGGCGACACCGCCGCGATGCGCTTCGGGATCGCGGTGGACGTCGGCACCACCAGCGTGGTGTCCACCCTCATGGAGCTCGAGTCCGGCGAGCAGCTCGCGTCCGTCTCCAGCCTGAACCCGCAGGCGGTGTTCGGCGCCGACCTCATGTCGCGCATCGCCTTCGCCCAGTTCAATCCCGGCAATCTCCGCAAGCTGCAGATGCGCATCATCGGCCTCCTCAACCAGCACGTGGGGCAGCTCTGCGCCGATTCGGGCGTGCTCGCGAAGTGGATCTATAAGGTCGTGGTGGTCGGCAACACCTGCATGCATCACATCCTGCTCGGCATCGATCCCACCCACGTGGGGCTGGCGCCCTACGCCCCGGTGATGCGCCATCCGCTGGAGGTCGCGGCGCGCGAGCTCTTCCTCAAGGTCAACGGCGAGGCGCGCGTGTGCCTGCTGCCCATCGTCGCCGGCTTCGTCGGCGCCGACGCAGTGGGCGTGGCCCTCTCAACGCGCATCACCGAAACGCCCGAGCTGCGCATGGCGGTGGACATCGGGACGAACGGCGAGGTGCTGCTGGGCTCGCGCGAGCGCCTCTGGGCCTGCTCGGCGCCGGCGGGGCCCGCGCTGGAAGGCGCGCAGCTCCGCTGCGGCATGCGCGGGGCGCTGGGCGCCATCGATCGCGTGTGGCTCGAGGGCGGCGACCTCCGGTGGCACGCCATCGGGGAGGCCGAGGCGCAGGGAATCTGCGGCTCCGGTGTGATCGACGCGGTCGCCGCCCTCCTCGACGCGGGCGTCCTCGACTGGACGGGGCTCATCGAGGTGGACGCGCGCGACCGGCTTCCCGCGCCCCTCGCCGCCAGGGTGGAGATGCGGGGCGAGGAGCGGCTGGTGGTGCTCGCCCGCCCCGGCGAGGGCGGCGCGCGGGCCGAGATCGTCCTCACCCAGGACGACATCCGCCAGGTGCAGCTCTGCAAGGGCGCCATCGCCTCGGGGGCGGCGATGCTGCTCCGGGTGGCCGGGATCGCGCACGACGAGGTGAGCGAGCTCATGCTCGCGGGCGGCTTCGGTAACTATCTGTCCATCCGGAGCGCGCTCCGCATCGGGCTCATCCCCGCCCTGCCCGAATCGCGTATCCGCTACGTGGGGAACGCCGCCGCGCTGGGCGCGCAGCTCGCCCTCATGTCCGAGCCCGAGCGCGCGCGGGCCACGCAGCTCGCGCGCGGCATCGAGCACGTCTCCCTCGCCGCGCATCCCGACTTCCAGGACATCTTCGTGGACTGCATGAACTTCCCCCGCTCATGA
- a CDS encoding ABC transporter permease, whose protein sequence is MARYILYRLLWLIPTLLAMAVITFLVMHATPGSPLDPVAEGANPLSPEAQKNLAAAYGLDKPLWQQFGIFLGKALQGDFGQSFVYKTRTVTEIMRETFPISLFLGSMALALAIVGGITLGVLAAVYQNRSWDYVSVSVATLGVAVPNFVLAVFFIILFSFVIPLFPTGGWGSPNQWVLPTITLALAPMGIIARFTRSSMIEVIRSDYVRTARAKGLAERPVILRHVLKNALIPVVTLLGPMFAAVGTGSFFVESIFRVPGMGRFFVLSMTGRDYPMIMAVVLIYGVFLALMNLAVDLLYGALDPRIRY, encoded by the coding sequence TTGGCCCGATACATCCTGTATCGCCTCCTGTGGTTGATTCCGACCTTGCTGGCCATGGCGGTGATCACGTTCCTCGTGATGCACGCCACCCCGGGGAGCCCCCTCGACCCGGTCGCCGAAGGCGCCAACCCGCTGTCGCCGGAGGCCCAGAAGAACCTCGCGGCGGCCTACGGGCTCGACAAGCCGCTCTGGCAGCAGTTCGGCATCTTCCTCGGCAAGGCCCTGCAGGGGGACTTCGGTCAGTCCTTCGTCTACAAGACGCGCACGGTGACCGAGATCATGCGCGAGACGTTCCCAATCTCGCTCTTCCTCGGCAGCATGGCCCTGGCGCTCGCCATCGTGGGTGGCATCACCCTGGGCGTGCTCGCCGCCGTGTACCAGAACCGGTCGTGGGACTACGTGTCGGTCAGCGTGGCGACGCTCGGCGTGGCCGTCCCCAACTTCGTTCTCGCCGTATTCTTCATCATCCTGTTCTCGTTCGTGATCCCGCTCTTTCCCACCGGTGGCTGGGGCAGCCCGAACCAGTGGGTGCTCCCCACCATCACGCTCGCGCTGGCACCCATGGGCATCATCGCCCGCTTCACCCGCTCGAGCATGATCGAGGTGATCCGCTCCGACTACGTGCGCACCGCGCGGGCCAAGGGCCTCGCCGAGCGCCCGGTGATCCTGCGCCACGTACTCAAGAACGCCCTGATCCCCGTGGTGACGCTGCTGGGGCCGATGTTCGCCGCGGTGGGCACGGGCTCCTTCTTCGTGGAGTCGATCTTCCGCGTGCCCGGCATGGGACGCTTCTTCGTGCTCTCGATGACCGGGCGTGACTACCCGATGATCATGGCGGTGGTGCTCATCTACGGCGTGTTCCTCGCCCTGATGAACCTGGCCGTCGACCTCCTCTATGGCGCTCTCGACCCCCGCATCCGATACTAG
- a CDS encoding nuclear transport factor 2 family protein: protein MPATPPDIAAWITEFQAAVRAKDFDAGRRLFAPDAVAFGTFAAAVAGLDNIEREQWRQIWPRIRGFTLEPGATVGASGDAAWIAAGWSSEATAPDGRAFRRPGRATFVLERRDGRWLAVHSHVSLMPSQSDEAHGRR from the coding sequence ATGCCAGCGACCCCGCCCGACATCGCCGCGTGGATCACCGAGTTCCAGGCCGCCGTGCGCGCGAAGGACTTCGACGCCGGCCGGCGCCTGTTCGCGCCCGACGCCGTCGCCTTCGGGACCTTTGCCGCCGCGGTGGCGGGGCTCGACAACATCGAGCGCGAGCAGTGGCGTCAGATCTGGCCGCGCATCCGCGGATTCACTCTGGAGCCGGGCGCCACCGTGGGCGCCAGCGGCGACGCCGCGTGGATCGCGGCCGGCTGGTCCTCGGAGGCGACGGCGCCCGACGGACGCGCCTTCCGCCGACCCGGGCGCGCCACGTTCGTGCTCGAGCGCCGCGACGGCCGCTGGCTCGCCGTCCATAGCCACGTGTCCCTCATGCCGAGCCAGTCGGACGAGGCGCACGGCCGGCGATAA
- a CDS encoding ABC transporter permease, giving the protein MRGTSLYRDAWRRLLRNKLAVVGGVTVVLLCLIAIFADFLAPFSYTKPNFGRLNEFPSREFPLGTDQLGRDQLSRIIYGARVSMLVGLGSQIIVVAIGVPIGLISGYLGGRIDLLVTRFVDVMYAFPRLLFVILVMSMLGAGLLNIFIAIGLTGWVGIARQTRAQVLSIKEKEFVEGARALGAGFWRVVSRHVLPSALTPIVVSVTFGIPEAIFYEAALSFIGVGINPPTPSWGQMVGENQQFLRSYWHLCVFPSIAIAVTMLSFTFFGDGVRDALDPKMK; this is encoded by the coding sequence ATGCGCGGGACGAGCCTCTACCGCGACGCCTGGCGGCGGCTCCTCCGCAACAAGCTCGCGGTGGTGGGGGGCGTCACCGTCGTCCTCCTCTGCCTCATCGCGATCTTCGCCGACTTCCTCGCGCCGTTCTCCTACACCAAACCGAACTTCGGCCGACTCAACGAGTTCCCCTCCCGCGAGTTCCCCCTCGGCACCGACCAGCTCGGGCGGGATCAGCTCTCGCGGATCATCTACGGCGCGCGCGTATCCATGCTGGTGGGGCTGGGCTCCCAGATCATCGTGGTGGCGATCGGCGTCCCCATCGGGCTCATCTCCGGCTACCTGGGCGGCCGGATAGATCTCCTAGTCACCCGCTTCGTGGACGTCATGTACGCCTTCCCGCGCCTCCTCTTCGTCATCCTCGTGATGTCCATGCTGGGCGCCGGCCTCTTGAACATCTTCATCGCCATCGGGCTGACCGGCTGGGTGGGTATCGCCCGCCAGACTCGCGCCCAGGTCCTGTCCATCAAGGAGAAGGAGTTCGTCGAGGGGGCGAGGGCGCTGGGGGCTGGATTTTGGCGCGTGGTGAGCCGGCACGTCCTGCCCAGCGCGCTCACCCCCATCGTGGTCTCCGTCACCTTCGGCATTCCGGAAGCGATCTTCTACGAGGCGGCCCTGTCCTTCATTGGCGTGGGCATCAACCCGCCCACGCCGTCGTGGGGGCAGATGGTCGGCGAGAACCAGCAGTTCCTGCGGTCGTACTGGCACCTCTGCGTGTTCCCGTCCATCGCCATCGCGGTCACCATGTTGTCGTTCACGTTCTTCGGGGACGGGGTCCGCGACGCCCTCGACCCCAAGATGAAGTGA
- a CDS encoding ABC transporter permease subunit: MSWETARVLGARVAVLLGALLLWELIAAPLNPLLYVRPSALPPALANVLLGRDVPALGEHVLVTAREIVVAFVLAVAVGLWLGFVLGLGRRLGRVYEPMLAAFYAIPSVIWYPSLMLFFGLGPASKIAFGFLLAFFPICLSVLSGIRQVNPHLVTVARSMGAGSWTVFRKVMLPSMLGTLVGGLRAALALSVVGVLVGEMLGARSGVGYLLNYTYGLLMTREYAALVVLVAAGVLALDGVAALVEARGRRWSE, translated from the coding sequence GTGAGTTGGGAGACGGCGCGGGTGCTGGGTGCGCGGGTGGCTGTGCTCCTGGGCGCTCTGCTCCTCTGGGAGCTGATCGCCGCGCCGCTCAACCCATTGCTCTACGTGCGGCCCTCGGCGCTGCCCCCGGCGCTCGCCAATGTGCTGCTCGGGCGCGACGTGCCCGCTCTCGGCGAGCACGTGCTGGTGACAGCTCGAGAAATAGTGGTGGCCTTCGTCCTGGCCGTCGCGGTGGGCCTGTGGCTGGGATTCGTCCTCGGCCTCGGACGCCGGCTGGGCCGGGTCTACGAGCCCATGCTCGCGGCGTTCTACGCGATTCCCAGCGTGATCTGGTATCCGTCGCTGATGCTCTTCTTCGGCCTCGGCCCGGCGTCCAAGATCGCGTTCGGCTTCCTGCTCGCCTTCTTCCCCATCTGCCTGTCGGTGCTGTCGGGGATACGGCAGGTGAATCCGCACCTGGTGACGGTGGCCCGCTCCATGGGCGCCGGGTCCTGGACGGTGTTCCGCAAGGTCATGCTCCCGTCGATGCTGGGGACGCTGGTGGGCGGGCTCCGGGCCGCTCTCGCTCTCTCGGTGGTCGGCGTGCTCGTGGGCGAGATGCTGGGCGCGCGCTCCGGCGTCGGCTACCTGCTCAACTACACCTACGGCCTCCTGATGACCCGGGAGTACGCGGCGCTGGTGGTGCTGGTGGCCGCCGGCGTGCTGGCCCTCGACGGGGTGGCCGCGCTGGTCGAGGCGCGAGGACGTCGATGGAGCGAGTGA
- a CDS encoding DNA-3-methyladenine glycosylase I: MPPRGRRDLRRCEWARKDPEIAYHDREWGVPLRDDRRLFELLILEGAQAGLSWETILRKRPAYRRAFHRFDAARIAKYGARDVRRLLADAGIVRNRLKINAAIANAKAYLAVRKEFGSFAAYMWGFVGGQPKRNRWRRLRDAPASTPESIAMSEDLLARGFRFVGPTICYAFMQATGMVNDHVVSCFRYRQVNRGR, from the coding sequence ATGCCGCCGCGCGGCCGGCGGGACCTTCGGCGCTGCGAATGGGCGCGGAAGGATCCCGAGATCGCCTATCACGATCGCGAGTGGGGCGTGCCCCTGCGTGACGACCGGCGGCTCTTCGAGCTCCTGATCCTGGAGGGCGCGCAGGCCGGGCTCTCGTGGGAGACCATCCTGCGCAAGCGCCCGGCCTATCGCCGCGCCTTCCATCGCTTCGACGCCGCGCGCATCGCGAAGTACGGCGCTCGCGACGTCCGGCGGCTCCTCGCCGATGCCGGCATCGTGCGCAACCGGCTGAAGATCAACGCCGCCATCGCGAATGCGAAAGCGTACCTCGCGGTGCGGAAGGAGTTCGGGTCCTTCGCGGCGTACATGTGGGGCTTCGTGGGCGGGCAGCCCAAGCGGAACCGGTGGCGGCGCCTGCGAGATGCGCCCGCGTCCACTCCGGAGTCGATCGCCATGAGCGAGGACCTGCTCGCCCGGGGCTTCCGCTTCGTGGGGCCGACGATCTGCTACGCCTTCATGCAGGCGACCGGCATGGTCAACGACCACGTCGTGTCCTGCTTCCGCTACCGCCAGGTGAACCGAGGACGCTGA
- a CDS encoding ABC transporter ATP-binding protein, protein MTTQIQITGVSKRYHTASGPVLAVDGVSLAVRPREFLTLLGPSGCGKSTVLTMLAGLVTPDGGEIRIEGVPVSGPDPRNVALVFQDPGLFPWRTALDNVGFGLELRGVDAARRREIARGLLEPLGLRGFEAKYPRELSGGMRQRVAIARALALDTPIVLMDEPFGALDEQTRLLMGDWLVDVRRRTPKTVVFVTHSLHEAIALSDRIAVMTSRPGRVKELLEVGLPFPRDLNAPAAVDLRAKLWEAIREEALRAMDGPA, encoded by the coding sequence ATGACCACGCAGATCCAGATCACGGGCGTCAGCAAGCGCTATCACACCGCGAGCGGCCCCGTGCTCGCGGTGGACGGGGTGAGCCTCGCTGTCCGGCCACGCGAGTTCCTCACCCTCCTCGGTCCCTCCGGCTGCGGCAAGTCCACCGTGCTCACCATGCTCGCGGGGCTGGTGACACCAGACGGCGGCGAGATCCGTATCGAAGGCGTGCCCGTCTCGGGCCCGGATCCACGGAACGTCGCCCTCGTGTTCCAGGACCCCGGACTCTTCCCCTGGCGCACCGCCCTCGACAACGTGGGCTTCGGGCTCGAGCTGCGCGGCGTGGATGCCGCCCGCCGCCGCGAGATCGCGCGCGGCCTCCTCGAGCCCCTGGGGCTTCGCGGCTTCGAGGCAAAATATCCCCGCGAGCTGTCGGGCGGCATGCGCCAGCGCGTGGCCATCGCGCGCGCCCTCGCGCTGGACACGCCCATCGTGCTCATGGACGAGCCCTTCGGCGCGCTCGACGAGCAGACGCGGCTTCTCATGGGTGACTGGCTCGTCGACGTCCGGCGCCGCACCCCCAAGACGGTCGTATTCGTGACGCACAGTCTCCACGAGGCCATCGCGCTGTCCGATCGCATCGCGGTCATGACGTCGCGGCCGGGCCGAGTCAAGGAGCTCCTCGAGGTGGGGCTGCCGTTTCCCCGTGACCTCAATGCCCCTGCCGCCGTGGACCTTCGGGCGAAGCTCTGGGAAGCCATTCGCGAGGAGGCCCTACGCGCCATGGACGGGCCGGCGTGA
- a CDS encoding peptide ABC transporter substrate-binding protein, which translates to MRIPDEQLNLMAARLDAIGVGRRDFLKVVGAMAAFGGLGFATTAQAAKPSKPGPGEKLAKDQTFRWGGGGWFQNDPSSHDFNKDLYCGGAQGLFAGLMVFNADFVAVPWMASKVDSNKDGSVWTFAIRKDSRWSDNSPVTARDFEWSWKRQLDPASAAPYASFLYDIKNGEAFNKKQLTDASQVGVKAKDDWTLEVTLEGPRGYFPVLAAYLAALPAHRGAVEKHGDKWTEAGNIVTNGPFTLEAWEHNKQVVLRKNPYYYGAKDVHLTRVVMPIIPVASGALPYENNELDMTALQAGDLNRLRNDPRSSKDVFKYPFPGTWYLLPQTTKPPFDNVKVRRAVGHAIDRENIVKVSQGLAIPAWSMIPPGFPGALDDPKIKAIQKYDKKLAIEQLKGTPFEGGKNWPKITLSMRDEGLGSKPLAEAVQAVLLDSLNMKTELEVLEPRVFRERLWKQDLQFVWIRWFMDYPDPHNEYFDTFYGKKTSGKRQAWVNDAFDKELEAGRDTRDPAKRLEHYKKAEEIMQTDVGYVPVAWVLRYAAKKPWVGGVEKNKQGEFVVDGNIYVDMFQHLYMLERG; encoded by the coding sequence ATGCGCATTCCCGACGAGCAGCTCAACCTCATGGCCGCGCGCCTCGACGCCATCGGCGTCGGCCGCCGGGACTTCCTGAAGGTGGTTGGCGCCATGGCCGCCTTCGGCGGCCTCGGTTTCGCCACGACGGCGCAGGCGGCCAAGCCCTCGAAGCCGGGGCCGGGCGAGAAGCTGGCAAAGGACCAGACCTTCCGCTGGGGTGGGGGTGGGTGGTTCCAGAATGATCCCTCCAGCCACGACTTCAACAAAGACCTCTACTGCGGGGGGGCGCAGGGACTCTTTGCCGGGCTCATGGTATTCAACGCCGACTTCGTGGCGGTGCCGTGGATGGCGTCGAAGGTCGATAGCAACAAGGATGGTTCAGTGTGGACGTTCGCGATTCGCAAGGACTCGCGGTGGTCGGACAACTCACCGGTCACCGCCCGCGACTTCGAATGGTCGTGGAAGCGTCAGCTCGACCCCGCCAGTGCGGCGCCCTACGCGTCCTTCCTCTACGACATCAAGAACGGCGAGGCCTTCAACAAGAAGCAGCTGACCGACGCCAGCCAGGTGGGCGTGAAGGCCAAGGACGACTGGACCCTCGAGGTGACGCTGGAAGGGCCGCGGGGCTACTTCCCGGTGCTCGCGGCCTACCTCGCCGCGCTGCCCGCACATCGCGGCGCGGTGGAGAAGCACGGCGACAAGTGGACAGAGGCCGGCAACATCGTCACCAACGGTCCGTTCACGCTGGAGGCGTGGGAGCACAACAAGCAGGTCGTGCTGCGCAAGAACCCGTACTACTACGGGGCCAAGGACGTGCACCTGACGCGAGTGGTGATGCCGATCATCCCAGTGGCCTCGGGGGCGCTGCCCTATGAGAACAACGAGCTGGACATGACGGCGCTCCAGGCCGGCGATCTCAATCGCCTGCGCAATGATCCGCGCAGCAGCAAGGACGTGTTCAAGTATCCCTTCCCCGGCACCTGGTACCTGCTGCCCCAGACCACTAAGCCACCCTTCGACAACGTGAAGGTGCGCCGGGCGGTGGGTCATGCCATCGACCGCGAGAACATCGTGAAAGTCAGCCAGGGGCTGGCCATCCCCGCGTGGTCGATGATTCCCCCGGGCTTCCCCGGCGCCCTCGACGACCCGAAAATCAAGGCCATCCAGAAGTACGACAAGAAGCTGGCGATCGAGCAGCTCAAGGGCACACCGTTCGAGGGAGGCAAGAACTGGCCCAAGATCACCCTGTCGATGCGCGACGAGGGCCTGGGTTCGAAGCCCCTCGCGGAGGCGGTGCAGGCGGTGCTCCTGGACAGCCTCAACATGAAGACGGAGCTGGAGGTGCTGGAACCGCGCGTGTTCCGCGAGCGGCTGTGGAAGCAGGATCTCCAGTTCGTGTGGATCCGCTGGTTCATGGACTATCCCGACCCGCACAACGAGTACTTCGACACCTTCTACGGCAAAAAGACCAGCGGCAAGCGACAGGCCTGGGTCAACGACGCCTTCGACAAGGAGCTCGAGGCGGGCCGTGACACGCGCGACCCTGCCAAGCGGCTCGAGCACTACAAGAAGGCCGAGGAGATCATGCAGACCGACGTCGGCTACGTGCCGGTGGCCTGGGTGCTCCGCTACGCCGCGAAGAAGCCGTGGGTGGGCGGAGTCGAGAAGAACAAGCAGGGCGAGTTCGTCGTCGACGGCAACATCTACGTCGACATGTTCCAGCACCTCTACATGCTGGAGCGCGGCTAG
- a CDS encoding ABC transporter substrate-binding protein, translating to MTTRRAFLGTMAGGVAAGLGGPRRADAQGTTPVKIGGVVLGDFGVTTPTVVAIEKGYFAQQGLQAEFIPFKGGPDLLKGVLAGSADLGISGATDPLVFRERGTTIRAIACNLEKNHFTLIVGPQIKRLEDLKGGTIGCTVAGSTTWVFGRMIARKMGWDPEKDVRILGAGALDALTAALRRNEIQAFVFGDAGAVVEAQGAGRILMRLDEVTPKWISLLTYATDEVIKAKRETLQKALRAIYQGHRFCRDNAEESIRIAAKAIGWSEPATRRAYELVKPLLSVDGHIDVDAFKYIQDTLLELGVLKTRLPLTDSYTTEFTPVKL from the coding sequence ATGACGACGCGGCGGGCGTTCCTCGGGACGATGGCGGGCGGGGTGGCGGCGGGGCTCGGCGGGCCGCGACGAGCCGACGCCCAGGGCACGACGCCCGTGAAGATCGGCGGCGTCGTGCTGGGCGACTTCGGCGTGACCACGCCCACCGTGGTCGCCATCGAGAAGGGCTACTTCGCCCAGCAGGGACTCCAGGCGGAGTTCATTCCCTTCAAGGGCGGTCCGGACCTGCTCAAGGGGGTGCTCGCGGGCAGCGCCGACCTGGGCATCAGCGGCGCCACCGACCCGCTGGTGTTCCGCGAGCGGGGGACCACCATCCGAGCCATCGCCTGCAACCTCGAGAAGAATCACTTCACCCTCATCGTCGGACCGCAGATCAAGCGCCTCGAGGATCTCAAGGGCGGCACCATCGGATGCACCGTCGCGGGGTCGACGACCTGGGTGTTCGGCCGGATGATCGCCAGGAAGATGGGCTGGGATCCGGAGAAGGATGTGCGCATCCTCGGCGCGGGCGCCCTCGACGCGCTCACCGCGGCGCTGCGACGAAACGAGATCCAGGCCTTCGTGTTCGGCGACGCCGGGGCGGTGGTGGAGGCACAGGGCGCCGGGCGCATCCTCATGCGGCTCGACGAGGTCACGCCGAAGTGGATCAGCCTTCTGACCTACGCGACCGACGAGGTCATCAAGGCGAAGCGCGAGACCCTGCAGAAGGCCCTGCGCGCCATCTACCAGGGGCACCGCTTCTGCCGGGACAACGCCGAGGAGAGCATCCGCATCGCCGCCAAGGCCATCGGCTGGTCGGAGCCGGCCACGCGCCGGGCCTATGAGCTGGTGAAGCCGCTCCTGTCCGTGGATGGCCATATCGACGTGGACGCGTTCAAGTACATCCAGGACACGCTCCTCGAGCTGGGGGTGCTCAAGACGCGCCTGCCCCTCACGGACTCCTACACCACGGAGTTCACCCCGGTTAAGCTCTGA
- a CDS encoding ABC transporter permease subunit produces the protein MERVRIVAAQAATLAALVIAWDLALRLGWADPLFVPAPAAVAVALGTTAGEAWARLGDTLLKAAAAYVIAVGLGVTTGLAVGGARSLYRVAMPYMVALYGVPKILVLPWIALVLGLGAGTAVATGALFAVFPVLLMVAAGVRDVDPTLVTVAVSMGATRRQVAVKVLLPAVLPSVLAGMRVAVVFALLGVLLTEMFAGVRGMGYLMQRQAVAFKAAELFAATAMVSAVSIAVMLCLDHFNRRLGRWR, from the coding sequence ATGGAGCGAGTGAGGATCGTGGCGGCCCAGGCGGCCACGCTCGCCGCGCTCGTGATCGCGTGGGACCTCGCCCTGCGTTTGGGCTGGGCTGACCCGCTGTTCGTGCCCGCGCCGGCGGCGGTGGCGGTCGCCCTGGGCACGACCGCCGGCGAGGCCTGGGCGCGCCTGGGCGACACTCTCCTCAAGGCCGCCGCCGCGTACGTGATCGCCGTGGGCCTGGGCGTGACCACGGGCCTCGCCGTCGGCGGCGCGCGCTCCCTGTACCGCGTGGCCATGCCGTACATGGTGGCGCTCTACGGCGTGCCGAAGATTCTCGTTCTGCCCTGGATCGCGCTCGTGCTCGGTTTGGGCGCGGGGACCGCGGTGGCCACCGGCGCGCTGTTTGCCGTGTTCCCGGTGCTGCTGATGGTGGCGGCGGGCGTGCGTGACGTGGATCCCACCCTGGTGACGGTGGCGGTGTCCATGGGGGCTACTCGACGGCAGGTGGCGGTCAAGGTGCTGCTGCCCGCGGTGCTGCCCTCGGTGCTGGCGGGGATGCGCGTCGCCGTCGTCTTCGCGCTGCTCGGCGTGCTTCTCACCGAGATGTTTGCGGGGGTGCGCGGCATGGGATATTTGATGCAGCGACAGGCGGTGGCCTTCAAGGCCGCCGAGCTCTTCGCGGCGACCGCCATGGTCTCCGCGGTGTCCATCGCGGTGATGCTGTGTCTGGATCACTTCAACCGGCGGCTCGGGCGATGGCGCTGA